A region of Clostridium acetobutylicum ATCC 824 DNA encodes the following proteins:
- the murQ gene encoding N-acetylmuramic acid 6-phosphate etherase, with translation MNSHLEDLTTEKVNDDTVNIDVMNTEDMLKAINNEDIKVAYAVQKEIHNIVKAVDIVSEKLKNNGRLFYIGAGTSGRLGVLDASECPPTYGTNPELVQGIIAGGNEAILKAVEGAEDDEDMGRSIIKERNMTSKDVVIGITASGRTPFVIGAMKEARKNEIIAIGISNNKNSLINKNVDIKITPIVGPEVIMGSTRMKAGTAQKLVLNMITTAVMIKLGKVYGNLMIDLSLSNKKLIDRAVRIIEHATKVEKEKAMEYLKRANLKPKVAIVMIKTNTKSYEAERLLNMADGFVTKAIKLGSK, from the coding sequence ATGAATTCACATTTGGAAGACCTTACTACAGAAAAAGTAAATGATGACACTGTAAACATTGATGTTATGAATACAGAAGATATGCTTAAAGCTATAAATAATGAGGATATAAAGGTGGCCTATGCGGTTCAAAAGGAAATTCACAATATAGTCAAAGCTGTAGATATTGTAAGTGAAAAATTAAAGAATAATGGAAGACTTTTTTATATTGGAGCAGGCACAAGTGGGAGGCTTGGGGTATTAGATGCATCAGAATGTCCACCAACCTATGGTACTAATCCTGAATTAGTGCAAGGTATTATAGCCGGAGGAAATGAGGCAATTCTTAAAGCTGTTGAGGGTGCTGAAGATGATGAGGACATGGGAAGAAGTATTATAAAAGAAAGAAATATGACTTCAAAGGATGTTGTAATAGGAATAACGGCGAGTGGTAGAACTCCTTTTGTAATTGGTGCTATGAAAGAAGCGAGAAAGAATGAAATTATAGCAATAGGAATCAGCAATAATAAGAATTCTTTAATAAATAAAAATGTGGATATTAAGATAACACCTATTGTGGGACCAGAGGTAATAATGGGTTCTACTAGAATGAAGGCGGGAACAGCACAAAAGCTTGTTCTTAATATGATAACTACTGCAGTAATGATAAAGCTTGGAAAAGTGTATGGAAATCTTATGATTGACCTTAGTCTGAGTAATAAAAAACTAATTGATAGAGCAGTCAGAATAATAGAACATGCAACAAAGGTAGAAAAAGAAAAGGCTATGGAGTATTTAAAGAGAGCGAACCTTAAGCCTAAGGTTGCAATAGTAATGATAAAGACAAATACAAAGAGCTATGAGGCAGAAAGATTGTTAAATATGGCAGATGGGTTTGTAACAAAGGCTATAAAATTGGGTTCTAAATAA
- a CDS encoding ABC transporter substrate-binding protein, giving the protein MKRKVLAIFVITAMFSTILFTGCGSETANVKDTAEPKIENVIKVTRAVDKTKLPDEAKNRKDTLIIGTGVPGGNFISYYAQTLTDAYISDVVTDGLVDWDDSGEPIPGIAKKWDISDDGLTYTFHLRDDVKFSDGKPLTADDVKFSLELVFDPSFSGAVDHSAIPIKGGDAFNKGTVKDIEGINVKDPHTISVTLNKPNSSILYLIGTTIISKDYFGKDYVPGNTKGVEAKLQTPVGCGQYKVTKYVPGQEVDLTANEYYWKGTPKIKNLIFKATTEENKMQNLSSGETDIDTFDGTPENIEQLKSMGFLDLTSFPSSSIFYIGVNCKDSKFSDRKVRQALEYGLNRQEMAKTVFKGNAYIINEPQSKAHASYLKDVNEYKYNVSKANKMLDEAGWKKGTDGIREKNGQKFVIHLMSSSTNSAHKLEIPIIKENYKKLGIDVEPELMDLNTLLSKTDKKDFEAYLMGTSLGADALSSNLAANFKTGAPSNNMSYSNSNVDDLIDKAYKESDKDKRTALEQKVYKDINEDLPFIFTYQPETIWVNNSRVTGIKFLPYNSFCHNIYKAEIK; this is encoded by the coding sequence ATGAAAAGGAAAGTACTTGCTATATTCGTAATCACTGCTATGTTTTCTACAATACTATTTACGGGATGTGGTTCAGAAACAGCTAATGTAAAAGATACCGCAGAGCCTAAAATAGAAAACGTTATAAAAGTGACTAGAGCTGTAGATAAGACTAAATTACCTGATGAAGCTAAAAATAGAAAAGATACATTAATAATAGGTACAGGTGTTCCTGGTGGAAATTTTATAAGCTATTATGCCCAAACACTTACAGATGCGTATATTAGTGATGTTGTTACAGATGGGTTAGTGGATTGGGATGATTCTGGAGAGCCAATTCCGGGGATAGCTAAAAAGTGGGATATATCAGATGATGGATTGACATATACTTTTCATTTGAGAGATGACGTTAAGTTTAGTGATGGAAAGCCTCTTACAGCTGATGACGTTAAGTTTTCACTAGAGCTAGTATTTGATCCTAGCTTCTCCGGTGCAGTAGATCATTCGGCAATACCGATTAAGGGTGGAGATGCCTTTAATAAGGGAACAGTAAAGGATATTGAGGGAATAAATGTTAAAGATCCACATACTATATCAGTTACGCTAAATAAGCCTAACTCGTCAATATTATATCTTATAGGTACAACTATTATTTCAAAAGATTACTTTGGCAAGGATTATGTCCCTGGAAATACGAAAGGGGTGGAGGCAAAGCTTCAAACTCCTGTAGGATGTGGGCAGTATAAGGTTACTAAGTATGTTCCAGGTCAGGAAGTAGATCTTACAGCTAATGAATACTACTGGAAGGGCACACCAAAGATTAAAAATTTGATATTTAAAGCCACTACTGAAGAAAATAAAATGCAGAATTTAAGCTCTGGAGAAACGGATATAGACACTTTTGATGGTACACCTGAAAATATAGAACAATTAAAATCAATGGGATTTCTTGATCTAACCTCATTTCCTTCTTCAAGTATTTTCTATATAGGAGTAAATTGCAAGGATTCAAAGTTTAGTGACAGAAAAGTTCGACAAGCTCTAGAGTATGGTTTAAACAGGCAAGAGATGGCAAAAACAGTTTTTAAGGGCAATGCTTATATAATAAATGAACCACAGTCTAAGGCACATGCATCTTATCTTAAGGATGTTAATGAATATAAATACAATGTGTCCAAGGCAAATAAAATGCTCGATGAAGCTGGATGGAAGAAAGGTACTGACGGGATAAGAGAAAAGAATGGACAAAAGTTTGTAATTCATTTAATGTCTTCGTCTACTAACTCTGCCCATAAGCTTGAAATACCTATAATTAAAGAGAATTATAAAAAGCTTGGTATAGATGTTGAACCTGAGCTTATGGATCTCAATACTCTTTTAAGTAAAACGGATAAAAAAGATTTTGAAGCATATTTAATGGGAACTTCCTTAGGTGCGGATGCATTATCATCAAACTTAGCGGCAAACTTTAAAACAGGTGCTCCAAGTAATAATATGTCTTACTCAAACTCAAACGTAGATGATTTAATAGATAAGGCTTATAAAGAATCGGATAAGGATAAAAGGACGGCTTTAGAGCAAAAGGTATATAAAGATATAAATGAAGACTTACCATTTATATTCACTTATCAGCCAGAAACAATATGGGTAAATAATTCAAGAGTGACAGGAATTAAGTTTTTACCATATAATTCTTTTTGCCACAATATTTATAAAGCAGAAATAAAGTAA
- a CDS encoding ABC transporter permease — protein MLRYIVKRLLQMIPILIGVSIVIFIIFSLAPGDIVDNMGVNSHMTTAKASQLRHLYHLDKSKPLQYLYWIKDAASGNFGYSLEYRQPVSTVIKSYIWNSFILSFMSFIAAIVLAIPIGIVSATKQYSAFDSIFTVIALIGISIPAFFMGLLLIKWFCIDFKIFPVSGMTTSGSNAAGIKKFGDILYHMFLPFLVLTFESVASLMRYMRTSMLEVIRQDYIRTARAKGLKEKVVIYKHALRNSLIPVITILGMWLPGLFCGAIITEQIFSWPGIGRVTLQAVSHRDYPLLMGFTMLIAVLTLLGNLVADVAYAVVDPRIRLEH, from the coding sequence ATGTTAAGATATATAGTGAAAAGATTGCTGCAAATGATTCCAATATTAATAGGTGTATCAATTGTTATATTTATAATATTTTCACTGGCACCAGGAGATATAGTTGATAATATGGGGGTAAATAGTCATATGACAACAGCTAAGGCCTCTCAATTAAGACACCTATATCATCTAGATAAATCTAAGCCACTTCAGTATTTGTATTGGATAAAGGATGCCGCTTCGGGTAATTTTGGATATTCTCTTGAGTACAGGCAGCCAGTAAGTACTGTTATAAAAAGCTACATATGGAATTCGTTTATTCTGTCATTTATGTCTTTTATAGCAGCAATAGTTCTTGCAATACCAATAGGAATTGTATCTGCTACAAAACAATATTCAGCTTTTGATTCTATTTTTACGGTAATAGCTTTAATTGGAATATCAATACCAGCGTTTTTTATGGGGTTACTGCTTATAAAATGGTTTTGTATAGATTTTAAGATATTTCCGGTGTCTGGAATGACTACATCAGGAAGCAATGCAGCAGGTATAAAAAAATTTGGAGATATATTATACCACATGTTTTTGCCGTTTTTAGTTTTAACCTTTGAAAGTGTTGCAAGCCTTATGAGATATATGAGAACCAGTATGCTTGAGGTCATAAGACAGGATTATATAAGAACAGCTAGAGCAAAAGGGCTTAAGGAGAAGGTTGTTATATATAAGCATGCTTTGAGAAATAGTCTAATTCCTGTAATAACAATATTAGGTATGTGGCTTCCAGGACTTTTCTGTGGGGCTATAATAACAGAGCAAATATTTTCATGGCCCGGAATTGGAAGGGTAACTCTTCAGGCCGTTAGTCATAGAGATTACCCACTGCTTATGGGATTTACCATGCTAATTGCAGTACTTACGCTTCTCGGAAATCTAGTTGCAGATGTTGCTTACGCTGTTGTTGATCCTAGAATTAGACTTGAACATTAA